The Siansivirga zeaxanthinifaciens CC-SAMT-1 region TTAATAAGTTCGCTTGCGTCTTCTTTGTAATTTGAAATTATGGTACTTCCAACCTGAATAATTTCATCTCCAGCTTTTAAACCAGCCTTATCGGCAGGATAATCTTTATAAGGCTCGACAATTACTAATTTATCTTTTAAGGTTTTTACTTTTGCTCCAATACCAGTGTAATCGCCAGTATTATTAATACGAGCAGCTTCAACATCTTGTTCGTTCATAAAATTGGTGTATGGATCTAAATCGGCCAACATGCTTTTTATGGCAGTATCCATTAAGTCACCAGGATTGGTTTCATCAACATAATTCATGTTAATTTCTTTAAATAGCGTTGTGAATATTTCTAATTGTTTCGCTATTTCAAAAAAATCGTTTTTAAATGCAGTTGTGGTTAAAAATAAAGCACCAGCTAATATGGGAATGATGAAGCGTTTTTTTAGTAACTGTTTCATTTTAAATTAATTTTTAGTTTCAGACATTTTATCTGAAAACTTTTCAAATAACATGCCCATTTTACTTTCAATTTGGGTTAAAGTAGGTTTTTCTTTGCCAATGTACAAAATCATAAACGCATATTGCGTTGAAATGTTGTTAAAATAAACGGCTTTGTTAAGGCGATAAGATTCTCTAATTAAACGTTTTATACGGTTTCTATCTACGGCTGTTTTAAATTGGCGTTTACTTACCGAAACCCCTGTTTTGGCTTTAATATTTTCTTCGAAAACCGTTGGTAAATAAACTAAACGCAAAGGAAATACGGTAACCGTTTTTCCTTCACTAAAGAGTTTTTCTATTAGCTTTTTACTTTTTAGTTTTTCTTTTTTATTAATCGTAAAATTCAAGACAGTTTGTTTTAATTTTCAAAGGTAATGAAATAAAAAAATCACTTAGCTTTTAAGTGATTTTTTGAATATTGATAGTTGAATTTTATTCTAAACAAACAGTAAAATTAAGGTTAGCACAATACCTGCCACGGTGTAATACATCCCCTTTTTAAAAATGGTGGTTTTTGGTAAAAACATCCAAAACGATGATAGCACGAAAAATAACAAGGATAAACCAAAAAATATGTTTAGGAAAAATAAGGGATCTCCAGATTTCGATTTATGCAAATGTGTCATTTTATTTAAAACGTATGGCAATTCTCTTTGCGTATAAATGGCTTCACCGGTTTTGGTATTGTAGGTACCATCGGTAAAAGCAATTATGTCTCCTTCTTGCTTTTCAATTTTTAGGCGTCTTTGTCCTAATAAATCTTTTAATTCATTAGGTTTGGCATTCGTTTTAATTTGTTTGGTTATTATGGTTTCTTGTTTTAAAAAATTAGAATCTCTAAAAATTAAAACAACACCACTTAAAGCATATACAGTCATAATACCAGCTAAAAAGAAGCCTAGATAGCGATGAATAATTCGCATGAGTGTTCTGGTAGATTTTGCCATTGGGGAAAACTAATGTTTAAAAAATGGCAAATTTAAAACCTTATTTTAATTTAATCTAATTAAAAATTGTTAATATTTATCTAATATTAATGGTTTAATTAGTTTTAAGACTAACAAGTTTCTTTAAGCTTTAATTAGGAAGTAATATATATTTCCGTAAGTTATTATTTTGCTTTCGCTTTTTCGGCTTTTCTTTCGGCTCTTTTTTTAGCGCGCAATTCTTTTTTTGATGCTCTTTTTTCTTGAAAGGCATCTTTGTATTCTACATCATTATCAACTTCGCCTTTAAAAGCTTTTACCCAGGCATTTTTAAAAATATTGGTAACAGAAGACCAAACCCCCGTTTTTATATCGTTAAGATTACCTTCAATAGGTATTTTAGTGGCGAGTGTATTGGTTTTATGGTTTTTTAACAGAAAAATAAAAAAGCCATCCAATCCTTCCCAAAGAACTTCAAAGAATTTATCGTCTTTACCAATAAGCTTCGAATTTTTTAATAAGGGTTTTACATAACCTTTTAGAAAGCCATCGGCAATCGCAATTTCACTGTATAATTCGAAAATACCGCTTGAAAAATCGATGCCAGCATAATGTCTGGTTAAATCGTTTAGCGCCGTAACGTTCGCCGATTTTAACGACAATGATAAATCCATGTCGGGAATTTCTTTTACTAAATTAATATTGCCATCTAACACCATGTTTCCATTGCCAACCGAAACTCCTGTAGCATGAAATTCGGAAGGTAAGGTATGTTCTTTAGCGACAATATTTCTTAAATTATTGGCATACATTTCTAATCCGGAAATATGTAAATCGATGTCTGGATTAGCTTTTACCTGTACAAAGGCTAGTTTGCCTTGATGTACTTCAAAATGGTTTATGTTAATAGGAATAATGTTGGTAAGTGCTTTGGTCCAATCGTCAACACTTGTTTCTTCTCCAGCGGCTTGTTGGTCTTCAAAAACATAAATTATCTCTGGTTTAGTCATGATAACCTCACTCACAATTTTACCTTTAAAAATAGATTTCCATTCTATTGAAATATCACTTTTAGGAAATTTTAAAAAAGGAATCTGTGTTTTGGCATTGGTTTTATTGAGGTACAAATCGTTTATAACATAAGCACCTCGAATAAGGGCGATATCAATATCTTCAACATGGCCATAATACCCCGGAATATCTGCTAAAACATCATTAATATTATTTTTAACTAAGGTTGGTAAGTAAATTCTAAAACCTATAAAGGCTACTAGAATTATTAAAATAATTTTAAAACGTTTTTTTTTATAAAACTTAATCTTTTTTTGGTTGGTGGTCATGGGTTATAAGCTTTATATAAAAATATGAATTTATTTAATAAAAAAAGAGGCTTAGTATTAATTAAACACTAAGCCTCAATTAATTGTTGTAAATAAATTATTTTGAATTATTCTCTTTGTTAATATCGGCCATAAGTTCTTTAGGGTCTATCTGTACATTTTTCACACTTTTTTTGGTTGTAAAAGTATATGTAGGATATGCCCAAGCCCAATCTTTAATTTGTGTGGCTTTGGTTGGTTTTTCGCCACGCATCATTTGTAATGGAATGTAAAAATCTTCGGTAGAACCATCGGTGTAAGTTACCGTTAAATCTATGGGCATGGGCATTAAACCGATACGTTCTAGAGTTACTGTTTTATCTTCAATCGATTTTACCCCATAATCAATAGTATTTGTGGTTTGAGCAAAATCTACTAAATACCATTCCAGTTCTAAATCTGAAACTTTTTCTGCACAACGAATAATACTATTTGGCGTAGGGTGTTTAAAAGCCCACTCGTTAAAATACGTTTTTAGGGTTTGTTTTAAATTTTCATCACCAATAATTATTAAAATAATTTTAAAACGTTTTTTTTTATAAAACTTAATCTTTTTTTGGTTGGTGGTCATGGGTTATAAGCTTTATATAAAAATATGAATTTATTTAATAAAAAAAGAGGCTTAGTATTAATTAAACACTAAGCCTCAATTAATTGTTGTAAATAAATTATTTTGAATTATTCTCTTTGTTAATATCGGCCATAAGTTCTTTAGGGTCTATCTGTACATTTTTCACACTTTTTTTGGTTGTAAAAGTATATGTAGGATATGCCCAAGCCCAATCTTTAATTTGTGTGGCTTTGGTTGGTTTTTCGCCACGCATCATTTGTAATGGAATGTAAAAATCTTCGGTAGAACCATCGGTGTAAGTTACCGTTAAATCTATGGGCATGGGCATTAAACCGATACGTTCTAGAGTTACTGTTTT contains the following coding sequences:
- the rnpA gene encoding ribonuclease P protein component; the encoded protein is MNFTINKKEKLKSKKLIEKLFSEGKTVTVFPLRLVYLPTVFEENIKAKTGVSVSKRQFKTAVDRNRIKRLIRESYRLNKAVYFNNISTQYAFMILYIGKEKPTLTQIESKMGMLFEKFSDKMSETKN
- a CDS encoding PepSY domain-containing protein produces the protein MAKSTRTLMRIIHRYLGFFLAGIMTVYALSGVVLIFRDSNFLKQETIITKQIKTNAKPNELKDLLGQRRLKIEKQEGDIIAFTDGTYNTKTGEAIYTQRELPYVLNKMTHLHKSKSGDPLFFLNIFFGLSLLFFVLSSFWMFLPKTTIFKKGMYYTVAGIVLTLILLFV
- a CDS encoding AsmA family protein; translation: MTTNQKKIKFYKKKRFKIILIILVAFIGFRIYLPTLVKNNINDVLADIPGYYGHVEDIDIALIRGAYVINDLYLNKTNAKTQIPFLKFPKSDISIEWKSIFKGKIVSEVIMTKPEIIYVFEDQQAAGEETSVDDWTKALTNIIPININHFEVHQGKLAFVQVKANPDIDLHISGLEMYANNLRNIVAKEHTLPSEFHATGVSVGNGNMVLDGNINLVKEIPDMDLSLSLKSANVTALNDLTRHYAGIDFSSGIFELYSEIAIADGFLKGYVKPLLKNSKLIGKDDKFFEVLWEGLDGFFIFLLKNHKTNTLATKIPIEGNLNDIKTGVWSSVTNIFKNAWVKAFKGEVDNDVEYKDAFQEKRASKKELRAKKRAERKAEKAKAK